The proteins below are encoded in one region of Paenarthrobacter ilicis:
- a CDS encoding GAF domain-containing sensor histidine kinase: MNESEAPGPRRPKPEARIPIDDLLKDFVARAGELLQAQERTRGLLEAVVAVAEDLSLEAVLDRVVTSACQLLQARYGALGVIGEDNALSHFVTVGIDSGLAKRIGPLPTGHGVLGLLITEPAPLRLHDLGQHPKAYGFPQHHPPMKSFLGVPVRVRDVVFGNLYLTEKAGGGDFTPEDEDLAVALAAAAGVAIENARLYEDARRRAAWLEACMDVTGKMLGAEQPQQVENSALDLIAGRALQESASHLALILVPSTPGGPYAVAGTAGETASDFAGMSLVMEAAEVRGVERNGKPVCLDDSKELLNIAGDAGPAKLLVIDLSAQGAHHGLLILARTAGTGTFSKTDVEMGAVFGSHVALALALDRIHRLREQVVVFSDRDRIARDLHDLVIQRLFAAGLSIQSLRRYTSGESALGRIDSITEELDTSIRDLRNTIYSLQASTHEQEPLSYRILQSIQAGSKSLPYAPHLMVSGPVDSVTDEIVINHLIAVVSESLSNAARHSAAQSINVSVTVNDDRLTLEMMDDGCGFEDPVPGNGLTNMARRAAELRGTFTITSQPGKGTSLIWSVPLD, translated from the coding sequence GTGAACGAATCCGAAGCCCCTGGGCCCCGTCGGCCGAAGCCAGAAGCGCGGATCCCCATCGATGACCTGTTGAAGGACTTCGTAGCGCGCGCCGGGGAGCTTCTGCAAGCTCAGGAAAGAACCCGGGGCCTGCTTGAGGCAGTTGTCGCCGTAGCGGAAGACTTGAGTCTTGAAGCGGTGCTCGACCGCGTAGTGACCTCCGCATGCCAGCTGCTTCAGGCACGCTACGGGGCCCTGGGCGTCATCGGCGAAGACAATGCCCTCAGTCATTTTGTCACCGTAGGGATAGACAGCGGGCTGGCCAAACGCATCGGCCCGCTCCCGACCGGTCACGGCGTACTTGGCCTGCTCATCACCGAGCCGGCACCCCTTCGCCTCCATGATCTGGGCCAACATCCAAAAGCCTACGGGTTTCCGCAGCACCACCCGCCCATGAAGTCGTTCCTGGGAGTTCCCGTGCGGGTAAGGGACGTGGTGTTCGGGAACCTCTACCTGACCGAGAAAGCTGGTGGGGGCGACTTCACCCCGGAGGATGAGGACCTTGCCGTGGCATTGGCCGCGGCGGCCGGCGTGGCAATCGAGAACGCACGGCTCTATGAAGACGCCAGACGCCGGGCAGCCTGGCTCGAGGCCTGCATGGACGTCACGGGGAAGATGCTCGGCGCTGAGCAGCCACAGCAGGTTGAGAACTCAGCACTGGACCTGATCGCTGGACGGGCCTTGCAGGAGTCGGCATCCCATCTCGCCTTGATCCTGGTCCCCTCAACACCGGGAGGGCCATACGCAGTGGCGGGCACGGCAGGGGAAACCGCCTCCGACTTCGCCGGCATGTCCTTGGTCATGGAGGCCGCCGAAGTCCGTGGAGTCGAACGAAACGGGAAGCCGGTTTGCCTTGACGATTCCAAGGAACTCCTCAATATTGCTGGAGATGCAGGGCCCGCAAAGCTTTTGGTGATCGACCTCAGCGCCCAAGGAGCCCATCATGGCCTTTTGATCCTTGCCCGTACTGCAGGCACAGGCACTTTCTCCAAGACCGATGTGGAGATGGGGGCGGTCTTCGGCTCACACGTAGCACTCGCTTTGGCCCTGGACAGGATCCATCGGCTCCGGGAGCAAGTGGTGGTGTTTTCGGATAGGGACAGGATCGCACGCGACCTGCACGACCTGGTTATTCAGAGGCTGTTCGCGGCCGGGCTGAGTATACAAAGCCTCAGGCGCTACACGTCGGGGGAATCCGCTCTAGGCAGGATCGACTCCATCACGGAAGAGTTGGACACCAGCATCCGCGATCTCCGCAACACCATCTACTCCCTTCAAGCCAGCACCCACGAACAAGAACCGTTGAGCTACCGCATTCTCCAGTCGATTCAAGCCGGCTCCAAGTCCCTGCCCTACGCGCCTCATCTCATGGTGTCCGGCCCGGTTGATTCTGTGACTGACGAAATCGTCATTAATCATCTGATAGCTGTTGTCTCAGAGAGCCTCAGCAATGCGGCCCGCCACTCAGCAGCCCAGTCCATTAATGTTTCGGTGACCGTGAACGATGACCGACTGACCCTGGAAATGATGGACGATGGATGCGGATTCGAGGACCCCGTTCCGGGGAACGGACTAACGAACATGGCTCGCCGGGCTGCAGAACTGAGAGGAACTTTTACCATCACCAGCCAACCGGGCAAGGGCACGTCGCTGATATGGTCTGTGCCGTTGGATTGA
- a CDS encoding MFS transporter, with protein sequence MGDPTAQAQVMEPAGNATLHSPSAATPTSGVAAQQPIAQQPMSPRKTMALVLIAALGMYIMSLTLGTALSLRLAVVDPASKETSYGMAVSISSLLLIVTVPITGALSDRTAGRFGRRRPWIIGGLVPALLAAAVIGTVPSTPVIIAAYVIALVSAQAAFNAYAVIPIEALPDNKRARVMGAMGMAGALAMSAGSYLAAWLVEAPLLMMCVPVLLAIACSLPLLVLYKDPAKTRAELPVLDLKGLAKSFLVDPRKHPNFAWAWVSRFLAGIAMTALFAYFIFFLMDGLHMPIAEAGKSAGLLTLVSAPVSILFFTVSGWLSDKIGRRKPFVIAAALLMATALVFGATATSFEQFVVAWIVFSMGQAMYLTVDLALCAAVLPDARDTGKDMAVFSLALSIPNIIVPAAAPAILAIGSGHNYGLLWFAAAALCAMGSITVTFIKGVR encoded by the coding sequence ATGGGTGACCCCACAGCCCAGGCGCAGGTCATGGAACCTGCCGGGAACGCAACACTTCACTCACCATCCGCTGCAACGCCGACGTCGGGCGTTGCAGCGCAGCAGCCAATCGCACAGCAGCCGATGTCGCCCCGGAAAACCATGGCATTGGTACTCATCGCTGCTTTGGGCATGTACATCATGAGCCTGACGCTGGGAACGGCACTCTCGCTCCGTCTGGCCGTCGTCGACCCGGCCAGCAAAGAGACGAGCTATGGCATGGCCGTTTCCATCAGTTCACTGCTTCTGATCGTCACCGTCCCAATCACCGGTGCACTCTCCGATCGCACCGCGGGCCGGTTCGGCCGGCGTCGTCCGTGGATCATCGGCGGACTGGTCCCTGCCCTGCTCGCAGCAGCTGTCATCGGCACAGTGCCGTCCACACCCGTGATCATCGCCGCGTATGTCATCGCCCTGGTCTCGGCGCAAGCCGCCTTCAACGCCTACGCAGTAATTCCCATCGAGGCCCTTCCGGACAACAAGCGGGCACGGGTCATGGGCGCCATGGGCATGGCCGGCGCACTGGCCATGTCAGCGGGTTCCTACCTTGCCGCCTGGTTGGTGGAAGCCCCTCTGCTCATGATGTGCGTACCCGTTCTGCTGGCCATCGCCTGCAGCTTGCCGCTGCTGGTCCTCTACAAGGACCCCGCCAAGACCCGGGCTGAACTGCCCGTCTTGGACCTCAAGGGATTGGCGAAGTCCTTCCTTGTTGATCCGAGGAAGCATCCGAACTTCGCATGGGCTTGGGTTTCACGGTTCCTTGCCGGCATTGCCATGACGGCATTGTTTGCCTACTTCATCTTCTTCCTGATGGATGGACTCCACATGCCAATCGCCGAAGCGGGGAAGAGCGCGGGCCTGCTCACCCTGGTATCGGCTCCGGTCAGCATCCTTTTCTTCACGGTCTCGGGCTGGCTTTCGGACAAGATCGGACGCCGCAAGCCGTTTGTCATTGCCGCGGCTCTCCTCATGGCGACGGCTCTGGTTTTCGGCGCCACGGCAACGTCCTTCGAACAATTCGTTGTGGCCTGGATCGTCTTCTCCATGGGCCAGGCGATGTACCTCACCGTCGACCTCGCCCTGTGCGCAGCTGTCCTCCCGGACGCCCGCGACACCGGCAAGGACATGGCCGTCTTCAGCCTCGCCCTCAGCATCCCCAACATCATCGTTCCGGCAGCCGCACCGGCCATTCTCGCCATCGGCAGCGGGCACAACTACGGTCTCCTTTGGTTCGCAGCCGCAGCCCTGTGTGCCATGGGCAGCATCACCGTCACGTTTATCAAGGGCGTCCGCTAG
- a CDS encoding MGDG synthase family glycosyltransferase, with amino-acid sequence MRTTSARDPDTGRGERVLILSAGVGSGHNSAAAAIQQACAARHDIAEVEVLDVLDVSSLLYRTLLGKGYFVLVEGLPWLVEWGYDISDPPFRRRGPIDPWTRLNASPVVSAIKRFKPTAVVCTHFLPAQLLASLLLRGVVDAKTAVVTTDYDFQGLSLTGAFHKIFLAKEEGRMELMALGLPPDRVAATGIPITKQLAPLPIRDVNRPPMLLISAGATGGDYAVSVVRQTMHMRSEFTATVVCGNNALLRQRIEELVAPAGNRYRVLGFTTEMPQLLARADLFVGKPGGLSSSECMAAGLPMVLVNPIPGQETRNGDYLMEQGAAIRCNNAATIGWKIDEVLREPGRLRSMQAAARRTGRPNAAADVLIGLLSGPSRPLVVTRAAQRTILAASEQRFVATDLTGPSSLVRLVDRSAGSTVALLQAEELEGLKERYSTTNEGIVIQRGQAPLLLRWEERRLVRAMLRDDDGLPVRVVGPSAPFSLSPW; translated from the coding sequence ATGCGCACAACGTCGGCTCGAGACCCGGATACCGGCCGTGGGGAGCGCGTCTTGATCCTGTCTGCAGGTGTGGGGTCCGGTCACAACAGCGCCGCGGCCGCGATCCAGCAGGCGTGCGCGGCCCGCCATGACATAGCCGAGGTCGAGGTGCTGGATGTGCTGGACGTCAGCAGCCTGCTCTACCGCACACTGTTGGGGAAAGGCTACTTCGTTCTGGTCGAGGGCTTGCCTTGGCTGGTCGAGTGGGGTTACGACATCAGCGACCCACCGTTCCGGCGCCGCGGCCCAATTGACCCCTGGACGCGGTTGAACGCCAGTCCGGTGGTCAGTGCAATCAAACGGTTCAAGCCGACCGCGGTTGTATGCACCCATTTCCTCCCCGCCCAGCTCCTGGCTTCGCTGCTCCTTCGAGGCGTGGTCGACGCGAAGACAGCCGTAGTGACCACAGATTACGATTTCCAAGGGCTGTCGCTCACCGGTGCTTTCCACAAGATCTTCCTGGCCAAGGAGGAAGGCCGCATGGAACTGATGGCGCTCGGTCTGCCTCCGGACCGCGTCGCGGCCACCGGGATCCCGATCACCAAGCAGCTCGCTCCCTTGCCCATCCGCGACGTCAACAGGCCGCCGATGTTGCTGATCTCGGCTGGCGCCACGGGCGGCGACTATGCCGTCTCGGTGGTTCGGCAGACGATGCACATGCGCTCGGAGTTCACGGCCACGGTGGTCTGTGGAAACAACGCTCTATTGCGTCAGCGCATCGAGGAACTGGTGGCGCCGGCGGGCAACCGCTACCGTGTGCTCGGATTCACGACGGAGATGCCGCAACTGCTGGCCCGCGCGGACCTTTTTGTGGGCAAGCCGGGCGGCCTTTCGTCTTCGGAGTGCATGGCTGCGGGGTTGCCGATGGTGCTTGTGAACCCCATCCCTGGGCAGGAGACCCGCAACGGCGATTACCTGATGGAACAGGGAGCAGCCATCCGATGCAACAACGCCGCAACGATCGGGTGGAAAATCGATGAGGTGCTCCGTGAGCCCGGGCGTTTGCGGAGCATGCAAGCAGCGGCGCGGAGAACTGGCCGCCCCAACGCTGCGGCGGACGTTCTGATCGGCCTGTTGAGCGGGCCGTCACGCCCGTTGGTAGTGACCCGTGCCGCGCAGAGAACAATTCTTGCCGCAAGCGAGCAGCGCTTCGTCGCTACCGATCTGACGGGCCCTTCCTCGCTGGTCCGTCTGGTGGACCGGTCCGCAGGCAGCACGGTCGCGCTGCTTCAAGCCGAGGAGCTGGAGGGGTTGAAAGAACGCTATTCGACGACGAACGAGGGCATCGTGATACAGCGGGGTCAAGCGCCACTGTTGCTTCGCTGGGAGGAACGGCGGTTGGTTCGCGCGATGCTAAGGGACGACGATGGGTTGCCCGTCCGCGTCGTGGGACCGTCGGCGCCGTTTAGCCTCTCCCCCTGGTGA
- a CDS encoding universal stress protein, whose product MQEAIVVGVNDSPSSEAAMGWAVQRAAAVKLPILLVHAVDDRWVYDAVGYNDWIRESGVTFLAAAKDRAAKMEPTVSVTTDLVSGGAGYALGKRSKKAAMVVIGSGHGWAGGSLTDRALQVAAVARCPVAVIGEHDMAHRKGIVVGVDGSEESTQAVAFAAAEADRIGQELTVLHAFPTPEPWVTRGVPHTNYFEVITEEERVVLAETVAGLADKYPDLVVHQVLDTHTRPAEALLAAGATAQLLVVGSRGRGSFKRLLLGSTAHAVLTKLPCPTIIARLAGPHLGVAAKRERRASL is encoded by the coding sequence ATGCAAGAAGCAATTGTCGTCGGCGTCAACGATTCACCCAGCAGCGAGGCCGCCATGGGGTGGGCAGTGCAGCGAGCAGCCGCCGTGAAGCTGCCGATACTGTTGGTCCATGCAGTGGACGACCGATGGGTGTACGACGCCGTCGGGTACAACGACTGGATCCGGGAGTCCGGCGTCACCTTCCTTGCTGCTGCCAAGGACCGTGCAGCCAAAATGGAACCCACCGTCTCCGTCACCACCGACCTCGTCTCCGGTGGAGCCGGATACGCATTGGGCAAGAGGTCCAAGAAGGCAGCCATGGTGGTTATCGGTTCGGGCCATGGTTGGGCCGGCGGTTCCCTGACCGATCGCGCGTTACAGGTTGCTGCCGTTGCACGTTGTCCCGTAGCAGTGATCGGCGAGCACGACATGGCACACCGCAAAGGGATTGTGGTGGGCGTGGATGGTTCCGAAGAGTCAACACAGGCCGTCGCGTTTGCTGCAGCAGAAGCGGACCGCATAGGCCAGGAGCTGACTGTTCTCCATGCCTTCCCCACACCGGAACCCTGGGTTACCCGAGGTGTTCCGCATACCAACTACTTCGAGGTCATCACGGAAGAAGAGCGCGTCGTCCTGGCTGAAACTGTCGCCGGTTTGGCAGACAAGTACCCGGATCTAGTGGTGCACCAGGTCCTCGACACCCACACGCGGCCAGCCGAAGCACTGCTCGCGGCAGGGGCCACTGCGCAACTGCTGGTAGTAGGCAGCCGGGGACGGGGAAGTTTCAAACGCCTCCTGTTGGGCTCAACAGCGCATGCAGTTCTCACCAAGCTGCCGTGCCCCACGATCATTGCGCGGCTGGCAGGTCCGCATTTAGGCGTTGCAGCTAAGCGAGAAAGACGTGCTTCCCTGTGA
- a CDS encoding pyridoxamine 5'-phosphate oxidase family protein yields the protein MVPGHEPVRIDGARHVSEDLGEAECWERLRAQDTGRIGFVHHGRVMILPVNYLVHDHAIYFRTSLEGLIGGPAARTQTSFQIDDARADRSEGWSVLASGSSSHVVDRELLTRLWGHMTAEPWAGGDRGHFICIQPAIITGKHVFLA from the coding sequence ATGGTTCCCGGGCATGAACCTGTACGCATCGATGGTGCCCGCCACGTCAGTGAAGACCTTGGTGAGGCGGAATGCTGGGAGAGGCTGCGAGCGCAGGACACGGGGCGCATAGGTTTTGTCCACCACGGCAGAGTGATGATCTTGCCAGTCAACTATCTGGTCCACGATCACGCCATCTACTTCCGAACCTCGTTGGAAGGCTTGATCGGCGGTCCGGCGGCCAGAACGCAGACATCATTCCAGATCGACGACGCCAGGGCTGATCGAAGCGAAGGGTGGTCGGTGTTGGCCAGCGGGTCTTCATCCCATGTTGTTGACCGGGAGCTGCTCACGCGCCTGTGGGGCCATATGACGGCAGAACCGTGGGCCGGTGGGGACAGGGGCCACTTCATCTGTATCCAACCCGCCATCATCACAGGGAAGCACGTCTTTCTCGCTTAG
- a CDS encoding universal stress protein, whose protein sequence is MDQDGSWGRIVVGVDGSEASIQALRDAQRLAVPLGATVEAIAYWDFPRVYDGYVAVGINGFEEAAGQVLKESIEKAFGVDVPDNVRSHLEQGHPRQGLINASRGAGMVVVGRRGHGGFGGLLLGSVSSACVAHAHCPVLVVHTPEKEA, encoded by the coding sequence ATGGATCAGGACGGATCATGGGGCAGGATCGTTGTAGGTGTGGACGGTTCGGAGGCGTCCATCCAGGCGCTCCGCGATGCCCAACGTTTGGCGGTCCCGCTCGGGGCAACCGTTGAGGCCATAGCGTACTGGGATTTCCCACGGGTCTACGATGGCTACGTTGCCGTCGGCATCAACGGCTTCGAGGAGGCCGCAGGTCAAGTACTGAAAGAGTCGATAGAGAAGGCCTTCGGCGTCGACGTGCCGGATAATGTCCGTTCCCATCTGGAACAAGGCCATCCTCGGCAAGGATTGATCAACGCCAGCCGGGGAGCAGGAATGGTGGTGGTGGGCAGGCGTGGCCACGGCGGATTTGGCGGTCTCCTGTTGGGATCGGTCAGTTCTGCCTGCGTGGCCCACGCACATTGCCCTGTTCTTGTTGTGCACACCCCCGAAAAGGAGGCCTGA
- a CDS encoding pyridoxamine 5'-phosphate oxidase family protein: protein MTNTPTVPEVEILDNKQCWELLRSVSVGRLAVWAQDHPDIFPINYKADHGTLVFRTGEGSKLHASLSATPVALEADGVDTNAGVAWSVVAKGTAESIKLTQDVLDTVGLLLFPWQAGRKDHFVRIVPTLLTGRRFKVTPPLTWWSPLDDATRAGLE, encoded by the coding sequence ATGACGAACACACCGACCGTTCCGGAAGTCGAGATCCTGGACAATAAGCAATGCTGGGAGCTGCTGCGCAGCGTGTCGGTGGGCCGACTCGCAGTCTGGGCGCAGGACCACCCGGACATCTTCCCCATCAATTACAAAGCAGACCACGGCACGCTCGTGTTCCGCACCGGGGAGGGGAGTAAGCTCCATGCCTCCCTCAGCGCCACGCCGGTAGCGCTGGAAGCTGACGGAGTAGACACAAACGCCGGAGTCGCGTGGAGTGTGGTGGCCAAAGGTACTGCAGAGAGCATCAAACTGACACAGGATGTGCTGGACACCGTGGGCCTGCTGCTCTTTCCTTGGCAGGCCGGGCGGAAGGATCATTTTGTCCGCATCGTTCCCACCTTGTTGACAGGACGCCGCTTTAAAGTGACGCCCCCCTTGACGTGGTGGAGTCCCCTGGATGACGCCACCCGCGCGGGTCTGGAATGA
- a CDS encoding response regulator: MDRPETAGQGTGVSPGGPIRVFILDDHELVRRGLQELLEGEGFVVVGTSGSAEEATRRIPALRPDVAVLDARLPDGTGIEVCRDVRSVDPALNCLILTSYDDDQALRGAVLAGAAGYILKEIGGMDLLGALRKAARGESLFDEAVRTRILRGLTEPKKQDSRVSTLTPQERRVLEFVGEGMTNRQIGEEMLLAEKTVKNYVSSLLAKLGFERRTQAAVFMAQPPNDDVGKLR; this comes from the coding sequence ATGGATCGCCCAGAAACAGCCGGTCAAGGCACCGGCGTTTCCCCTGGAGGACCAATCCGTGTTTTCATCCTCGATGACCATGAGTTGGTTCGCAGAGGCCTTCAGGAACTATTGGAAGGCGAAGGTTTCGTTGTTGTCGGCACGTCCGGTTCAGCGGAAGAAGCGACCCGCCGCATTCCCGCTTTGCGGCCCGATGTAGCTGTTTTGGACGCGCGGCTGCCTGACGGCACTGGAATTGAGGTCTGTCGGGACGTACGTTCGGTTGACCCCGCGTTGAACTGCCTCATTCTCACCAGTTACGACGACGATCAGGCACTTCGCGGGGCTGTCCTTGCCGGTGCCGCCGGATACATTCTGAAGGAAATCGGAGGCATGGACCTGCTGGGTGCCCTGCGCAAGGCAGCCAGAGGCGAGTCCTTGTTCGATGAGGCCGTCAGAACCCGGATACTTCGGGGCCTTACGGAGCCAAAGAAGCAGGATTCCCGTGTCTCAACCCTCACGCCGCAGGAGCGCCGGGTTTTGGAGTTCGTTGGAGAAGGCATGACCAATCGTCAGATTGGGGAGGAAATGCTGCTGGCAGAGAAGACAGTGAAGAACTATGTGTCATCACTGCTGGCCAAGCTCGGGTTTGAACGCCGGACCCAGGCCGCGGTCTTTATGGCCCAACCCCCCAATGATGACGTTGGGAAACTGCGCTGA
- a CDS encoding TetR/AcrR family transcriptional regulator, translating to MDQETRGPARTGKRAPYANGAKKRAELVEAAFQVFAEKGYLGLSIRQIAEAVGTSHTALLHHFGSKEALLEAVLVLREEREGPWRTELISNKGLLETVPAVMRHNAGIRGVIQLDATLRAEAINPDHPAHDFLLRRNQDFVDSVRAELERELAAGRLRDGISPIVVARQITSLVDGIQLAWLYDESVDMADHLQGFMELIKHP from the coding sequence ATGGATCAGGAAACCCGCGGGCCCGCCCGCACGGGCAAGCGTGCCCCCTACGCCAACGGAGCCAAGAAGCGTGCTGAATTGGTGGAAGCAGCCTTCCAGGTATTCGCTGAAAAGGGCTACCTGGGCCTGTCGATCCGCCAGATAGCGGAGGCGGTGGGCACCAGCCATACTGCGCTTCTTCACCACTTCGGGAGCAAGGAAGCACTACTGGAGGCCGTGCTTGTCCTCCGCGAAGAGCGGGAAGGGCCATGGAGGACTGAGCTGATCAGCAACAAAGGTCTCCTTGAAACCGTGCCTGCCGTTATGCGGCACAATGCGGGGATCCGGGGAGTTATTCAACTCGATGCGACGCTGCGGGCAGAGGCCATCAACCCCGACCACCCGGCTCACGACTTCTTATTACGACGCAATCAGGATTTCGTTGACTCAGTCCGTGCCGAACTGGAGCGCGAGCTCGCGGCTGGACGCCTACGGGACGGCATCTCGCCCATTGTGGTGGCCCGTCAGATTACCTCGCTCGTGGATGGAATCCAGCTGGCCTGGCTCTACGACGAGTCAGTGGACATGGCCGATCATCTCCAGGGCTTCATGGAGCTGATCAAGCACCCTTAG